One genomic segment of Melitaea cinxia chromosome 19, ilMelCinx1.1, whole genome shotgun sequence includes these proteins:
- the LOC123662895 gene encoding fibroin light chain-like, with amino-acid sequence MLSIAVVLFVAQSVLTAPSVDVNFYKINDIPSVRDNGQLVSSYLTDGLFEYIDGGDVPLYAQIMMQDINEMANKPDPATQATAVMQSIATVGELANGSPGDACEAAALVNAYAYAVSTGNSAGLRGAVVNFVQRIAGYIDTIVQLVVNPNGVRYSSGPKGKCLGGGRSYQFEEAWDAILDKANAYQVGLLNEEYCASKRLYNAMNVRSNNVAAAITATSTSPINQVSRIAIRPVTQFLRVIIGGGNPVQAAANAKAAILQALAEVKY; translated from the exons ATGTTGTCTATAGCAGTGGTATTATTTGTGGCACAG AGCGTCCTCACCGCACCGTCGGTTGACGTCAATTTCTATAAAATCAACGATATCCCTTCAGTCCGTGACAATGGCCAACTCGTTTCAag CTACCTGACCGATGGTTTATTCGAATACATCGATGGTGGTGATGTTCCGCTTTACGCCCAAATTATGATGCAAGACATCAACGAAATGGCTAACAAGCCCGACCCTGCCACCCAAGCGACTGCTGTCATGCAAAGCATCGCTACTGTTGGAGAACTAGCCAACGGTTCCCCTGGTGACGCTTGCGAAGCTGCTGCG CTCGTCAACGCATACGCATACGCGGTCAGCACTGGCAACAGCGCTGGACTCCGCGGTGCCGTTGTCAACTTTGTGCAACGCATCGCTGGCTACATCGACACCATCGTCCAATTGGTTGTAAACCCCAATGGCGTCCGTTATTCG TCTGGACCAAAAGGTAAATGTCTCGGTGGTGGAAGAAGCTACCAATTCGAAGAAGCTTGGGACGCCATCCTTGACAAAGCCAACGCTTACCAAGTTGG TCTCTTGAACGAGGAGTACTGCGCCTCTAAGCGTCTGTACAACGCGATGAACGTCCGCAGCAACAACGTGGCGGCCGCCATCACTGCCACTTCCACCAGTCCAATAAACCAAGTCTCACGTATCGCCATTAGACCAGTGACACAA TTCTTGAGAGTAATCATTGGCGGCGGCAACCCTGTGCAAGCGGCAGCCAACGCCAAAGCTGCCATACTTCAAGCACTCGCCGAAGTTAAGTACTGA